The genomic DNA CGTAACTCGACTTGCCACGGTCCCGGTCTTGGAGCCCCGAATCGGAAGGGCACTGCAGGGCGGCGAGGTCGGCGTCCCACCATGTGGTGCTGGCCCAAGGAGGACCGGTTTGTCCACCGTTCCCCTGGATCTGATCGTACATTGCCTGTTGCTCAATAAATGGCAACATGCCCACAAACGGTGAGAGCCGTCCGCCGTTCGTATTCGTTCCTGACGTTGTGCCCGTGATTCCAGGTGGAAAGAATTGATAGGTGTCGTGGTAATTATGGAACGCCAGGCCAAGTTGTTTCAGATTATTGCCACAGCTCATGCGGCGTGCTGCTTCGCGGGCAGCCTGTACGGCGGGCAATAAAAGGCCAACCAAAATTCCGATGATCGCGATCACGACCAAAAGTTCGACCAGCGTGAAGCCGGTTCTGTGAGAGGACTTCGATCCCATAAAGGATAACAACCTTTAAAAAGAGGGTGAAAACGGAAACGACAGGTAGGTTGCCGTGCTCTTCGCCCTTGGGGGACGGCATAACGCGCCGCCCACAGGCAGACTACATGAACATCCCAAGCGCGATCCAGACACTTTGGCACGGATTTACAATACATGGGGAGGGGGCGTGTGTTCAATCCCTTTCGGCGACTTAGAACACAGCTTGGGGGAAATAAACGCACTTGCTGTGCCCACGGGGGTGGGGCAAGCTACGCAGGAGCGTTTCTCTGGAATGCGAGTATCGCGGCCCCGAGTCTAGAATTGAACGGCATTTGGAGTCCGTTGCTGCTGACAAACAGCGATCGGCGTTCGGCAGCGCTGGGGCTATTTCGCGTGGGGGCAGCCCCGAGCCGGCATCGCGTTTTCGCTTCGCTGGCTAGCAATCTGCCCCTTTTTTCTGCGGCCAAGTTCCAACGAAGTCGTCGGTCGAGCGTCGACAGACGGCTTCGTTGTTGGATGTCGCTTCGGCTGGCATCTTCACCTGCCGGCGAGGTTTCACTGCTGATCTACTTGCTTGTGACTTCGAAGGTGAATTCGTTGGCGCCCGGTTTGACGTCGGCGGTCAATCCCGAGGTTTCGGCATCGGCATACTTCTCCGCGATATGATCAACGACTTTGCCCAACGCTTCGGGGGGCGGTGTCTTGCCGTAGTTGGGCGAATTTTCGTCGAAATACGAACTGTCCGCGCCGACGGTTTCACGCTTTAGGACCGCAACTTTATAAGTCCCTTCAGGAACTCCATCCCCCGGGTCAAACGTCGTGAACGTGAACTCTCCCTGAGCGTTTGACTTTGCCGAAGCGCCCCGCTCATCCCCCTTTAAAATGACTGTAACCCCTTCCATGGGCGCTCCGTCGACCAACACCTTGCCGCCGGCTGGATGGACGGTAACACCGGGGTTGTTCGTTCCGGTGCCAGTGCCGCAGCCGGCGAGCAGCAGGGATACCCCGCAAACCAGACTTGCGGTGCAAAGCCGAAAACACTTCATTCCAAGATCCTTCATTGAGTTAACTCTTAAGCAATGCCGACATCATCCGCTGGTGACTTTTGTGCGGAGTGTCCACGTGGGCGGTCGGACGAAAAATATGCAAACGTGTTGCCGATAAAGACAGCGATACATCTACAACGCGAGCCCAGTGCAGCCGAAGCTGCCTGAGCTCTCAAATTGATTTCCCTGTTATGGAACCACGACGATCGTATTAAATCGTCGTGGTCACTCCAGGATATCCTTAAGGAAGGTTAACCACTTCACGAGCACCCCGGGTGCCGATGGCTCCCCATACTCCGTAGGGGCTATTGGTATTCACGCGACCTGGAGTCGCAGCCGAAAGGTTGCCTGTGTCGATCGTTTCGGCAATGAACCTCACGCCACCGTCGGCCATGCAGCCTTGGACGCCCCCTGGGTGCCAGCTGAAGACCGAATAAATCGCATTGTTAGGATCTTCGCTGTTTGTCCCTTCCACGCACGATGGCGAGTTTGGCGGCAGGATCGTTTGAAATCCGGTAAACGCGGGGCGACCATCGGCCCATCGATCGCCGCGGCGCATATCTCCGTCGCTGCCGGTGACAAATTGCATTTTGTCGGCGGTGCTCGCCGCTGCCTTGCAGGCTGACGGAGCCGCCACAATTCCGCTGATTTCTTTTACGACCTGGCCAGGAATTTCCAAGGCATCGCCACCGTAGGACAGCGAGGTCACCACTTCACAGAAAACAATCGTGTTGCTGGTGCCGTCCTTGATATCGCGCATCTGCAGTCCCTTCCGACCTAAGAAAACGCCTCGTCCTCGTTCAAATTCGTAGCTTTCCAGCTCCGTAGCTCGGTCTCCATGATTGCAGACATAATTCGACTTGCCACGGTCACGGTCTTGTCGGCCTGAATCCGAAGGGCATGCCAGGGCGTCCAGGTCAGCATTCCACCAGTCGGTGCTTTCCCAAGGGTACCTTGTCTGGCCACCGTTAGCTTGAATTTGGTCATACATTGCCTGCTGTTCGATAAAGGGCAACATGCCGACGAACGGCGATAAACGGCCCGCATTGTGGGACGTGCCGCTTGAGGTACCTGAAAGTCCCGGTGGAAAGACTTTGTAGGTGTCGTGGTAATTGTGAAACGCCAAACCGAGCTGTTTCAAATTGTTACCGCAACTCATGCGTCGCGCTGCTTCGCGAGCTGCTTGAACGGCTGGCAACAAAAGGCCAACCAAAATTCCGATGATCGCGATCACGACCAAGAGTTCGACCAGCGTGAAGCCGGTTCTGGGGGAAGACTTAGATCCCATGAATAGCACATCCTTTCAAAAAGACGAAAAGTGGAATAGGAAACGACAATTTGGCTAACAGTGCAAATTTGAACTGGTTGCCGAAATGAACGCTTAGGAAAAGTGGTTTGTTGCGGTCTTGGAGACCACAACTTAACCAGAGGGTGCTAGGGGTGTGATTATACCGGTGTTCGATCACCAATGCAAGTGCAAGTCGCGTTAGGGCTGTTTAAGGCGGGATTCTCCTCCGGAAGCTTGACCTGGTTCCTGCCTGGAATCAAGATATCGAGGTGTCGATCGGAAGCATCGGCGGCGCCAGGGTTTCCTGCGTGGTGTGGTGTAATCCACTTGTTGGTGGGCAGCCTCTGGATCGAGCTTCGCCTCTGCTCTCCTGTGTGCCCGACGAACCGTTTCGATGCGCAGGCTGGTAACTTGCTCGGTGTTGCGTCAACGGTGCGATGAACCGACGTGTTGCTGGTAACAGAATGAGTTCATCACAACAGGAGGTTGCGCCGGGGCGGAGAGGTGCGTTTGGCCGGAAATCCGTTTGAACCGGGGGGAGCGTCGTGCAATTTAGAATTCCAGCCTGCGAGGCGCCTTCGTGCGTGAACATTCTGCGACCCATCGGGCGCTAGAGACCGCGGACTTTCTTGCTCCCAGGGCGGCTTGCTAGCGACGAAAAGTTTTGCAAGGCGATGTCGCCGAAAGCAGGGTGCTTGTCATGCCGCTGGCGAGCGGTTCCGCGTTTCGAACGCTTTACAGATCACGGGCCGGTGTTGCGAAGTGTTGTGGGTGTCGCTCTCGCGGATCGATCGTGTGGCGGCAAGTTGAGGCTGTCGGTGGTTCGGCCGTTGAAATCGCTGCGAAAATACTAATCGATCGCCTTGGGACGCGTTGCGGCCAGTGTGATTGCTTGGCAGGTGAGCCGTAGTTTGGACCACTCGGGAATTTCGAAGGCCAGAGCCAGAATCGCTGCAGTCGGAAAGTGGCCGCAGGCACCGCTGAAGTGTCCCGCCAGCATCTCCATGCCTGGATTGTGACCGACCACCATCACCCGCTTCGCCTCCATCGCGTCGCTGGCGACGACCTTGATGATCGTTTCGGGAGCTGCGTGATAAAGCGTGCGGCTATCGTGAATCGGCACCTCCACGGGCCACTCCCCCGCCACCGCCTCGATCGTCTGCTGGGCGCGGACGGCGGTCGAACAAAGGACCAGGTCGGGAAGCAGATCTTGCTCCAGGATCCAGCGGCCGATTCGCGGCGCGTCGCGACGGCCGCGATTGTTGAGTGTCCGGTCGTGATCGGACAACGACACATCTCCCCAGTCACTCTTGGCGTGCCGCATCATGATCAATTCAAGTCGAGACATCGATTCGCAACTCGCCTGGTTCGAAGGTGGGGGGAGCTAAATGTGATAAGTGGTAGCGCGACGGAAGGGCCGATGCGTGTCAATCGCTTCCTTGACTGACATCCTACAGAAAATCAGGCTGCTTTTATAGACGTTGGGTCAGCATGATCGCGTCGTTGGATACCGAAACGTGAACATTTCCAGGAAGATCAAAACCGGCCGGATCTACCTCGGATCCACTGTTCTTCAACAACTGTGTTAACCGTTTCCAGTGTCGATGCGACATTTTAGCCTGCGGCCAATCCATTTTTTTCCAACAACCTTGCAGTAGAGCGACTTTGACAGCTTCGGGAGCCCGCTGAAGTGGCGCGATATCAATGCGCACGATAGCGTCTTCGCAAACGACAGTCGTCGTCTCGAGTTCAGCCGCGATTTGATCGACAGCCGCCTGCAGTTCGCCGACGTTTTGCCCCAAACGCAAGAGCGATTCATCGACTTGCGGAAACGGATCCTTGAGCATTGGCAGCAGTTCGACTCGCAACCAGTTCCGCGTCCACATCGGTTCGGCGTTTGTTGGGTCGTTGCGATAGGCTTGCCCCATCGCCGCCATCGCCGCTTCGATTGCTTGGCGCGCGACGTTCAGAAAGGGACGAGCCAGCACGAGGTCTTCCCCCAAGGGGCGAAACGCAGCGATCCCCCGGGCGCCGGATCCGCCAGTGCCGCGGAAGATGTTGTGCAGGATCGTTTCGACTTGATCGTCGCGGTTGTGCGCGACAGCGACATAGCGGGCGCCGAGCCGCCGAGCGACCGCGTCGAGGAATTCATAACGTTCCCCGCGGAGATCGGCTTCGCTGCGCGATGGATCGCGCGACGCGGAGCGGCCGAGTTCGAAATCGAGTCCCAAATCACGAGCCAGTTGGCCGACAAACGCTGCGTCGTCCGCCGAATCGTCGCGGGTCTGGTGGTCGTAATGGGCAACGATCAGATTCGATGCAGCCTCGTCGGCCATCTGTGCCAACGTCCGTAGCAGGCAGACGCTGTCGGCGCCGCCGCTGACACCGACCACCACGCGCAGCGAAGCCCACCGCCCCGCGGGCCAAATGGCAGCGACTCGGTCGCAAATCGGTTGAAGGGGATCGGTTTCAGACACGCGGTTTTTCGAGCTGCGGTGAAGTTGGAGAGCCGTGATGCCGGTCGGAGGCTGCGGGTTGTAGCGATTTTGACGGCGGGCATCAGGCGTTAGAGTCGGCTTTCTGGCGACAAGTCGCTTGCCAATTCGGAACCGGATTATTGTGGAAAGAGGCCAAGCAGACGCCTTTCAACGCAAACGTCCAACCCGAGAGTGTATCCGATGCGATTCCCCAACCTAGCAATTCGCCAGCTGATCGTCGCCACCGTCGTGGTCGCGGTCCAGGGCGTTGCTTGGGGAGCGGATTGGTTGACGCTGCCGAGCACGTACACGCACGACCCGTCGACCGGGGCGCGCGTCGAGCAATATGCAGCGCACGCTCCAGCGGTCTCTCGGGTCGACCCCAGTTATCGCGAGAGCGGTTATCGCCAGTATCGCAGCACGCTGCAATATGGCCAAGCAGCAGACAACTACCACGCCGTTGAAAAGTGGGGCGAGCCAGTGCGTCCCTACGGCGAATGGCGCTTCCCCGTGCGACCCTACTCTGCTCCCTATGCCGCTTGGGGAGCTCCCTTGGCCGGCATGAACGTCGGCGGCTACTACCCCGGCGGTTACGCCAATCCAGGATTTAACGGTGGCGGCTACCCCGGTGGCGGCGGCCATCCCCACGGCCCAGGTCCCGGCGGAAACGGCCAGCCTGGCGGAAACCACCCCGGTGGCAGTTATCCTGGCGGAGGGCATTCCGGTGGCGGATACCACGGTGGTGGCTATCCCGGCGGCGGATCCGGTTATCCCGGCGGATACGCTCAACCCGGGTTTGGCGGCGCGTCGCTAACGCCATACCCGCCCACCCAGGCCTATCCAACGCCGCCGTATTACGACGGAGCCTACCCGACGTACGGCGAGCAACCACGCATGAACGACCGCGAGTTCTTCCACAAACCAAGGCCATAGGATCGGCCTTCGAAACGCCACGGCATTTGTTTCGACCGCAGGGCGAATCGCAATCCCCTGGTCGTGAAGCGGTGCTGCTGCATGGAGGGGAGGACGTTTCATGGGATTTACTTGCGTTGGCACAGCGGAAGCGGGTGCGATAGGATAGTCGTCTTTGCGAAAGCGATTCTGTTCGTTGGCCCCTCGATGGACAAACCGACCCCCCATGAAAAAGAAACGTGAGTCCCGTCTCGATTCCACCGAGCCATCGGAGGATCTTTTGGCAACGCTTCAGTCGCGATTCAACGCAAATGAGAGCCGGCATCGGGGCATTCGCTGGAGCGATGTCAAAGCGAGAATCGATAGCAATCCCGCGAAACGCGCAGTGCTGGAGAGGATGGAGCGGACCGGCGGTGAGCCCGATGTTGTGGGGCGCGACAAGAAAACCGGAGCTTTCCTGTTTTTCGATTGCTGCGCCGAAAGTCCCATCGGGCGACGCAGTGTTTGCTACGACAGGGAAGCGTTGGAGTCGCGGAAGTCGCAGCCCCCCAGAGATAGCGTGCTCGATATGGCAGCGGCAATCGGGATCGATCTGCTTTGTGAGGAACAATATCGCGAGCTACAAACGCTGGGCGATTTCGACACAAAGACTTCTAGCTGGATTCGAACTCCTGCAGAAGTGCGTGCCCTTGGCGGCGCCTTGTTTGGCGACTTCCGCTATGGTCAGGTCTTCATCTACCACAACGGGGCCCAGAGCTACTACGCCGCCCGCGGCTTTCGCGGATCGGTCAGCGTTTGACGCTGCGTAAACGCGACTCGCCAATCGCACCGGCGAATGGCGGAAGTCACGAACGCTGCGAGCCTGTAGGTCGCACTTCGTGGTGGCAGAATAGCGGATCGGAGAACCGACTCACGCTCAATTCCAATGAAACGTGTCTGCGGACGATTCTCAACGCCGAAAGCGTGCTACCGTGCGAACGCCCTTTTCGGCGGACTTCTAATGCGATTCGAAGGCGAGTGGCTTTTGCCAGGTCTGCTTCAACGCGGGCCACTGCGATTCCATGACGGTTTGGTCGGCGTCGCGGATCGTTAACGATTCCCCTTCGACGACGGAGCCGATTCGAGTTAGTGGCAGCGAAGCAAAACAAGCTTCAAAGCTTTCCGTCGCGTCGCTGGCAACTTCGACCAGGAATCGGGAGTTCGATTCGCTGAACAGGATTACTTCCGGGCCTAGGCCACTTTGCGTCAGGTCGCTGATCTGCAGGTCGGCTCCTAATTCGCCAGCGAAACACATTTCGGCAACCGCCGCAGCCAGTCCACCTTCGCTGAGGTCGTGGCATGCGCGGACGCTGCCGCTGAGGATCGCTTGATGCATCGCGGCAAAGATCGCTTTGGCCGTTTGCACTTCGACCGTCGGTACCTGGCCGCCGGAAAGCTTGTTGACCAACGAGAAGTGCGATCCGCCGAGTTCGTCTTTGGTTTCGCCAACTAGATAGATCGCGTTGCGAGCCTGTTTCAGATCCATCGTGACGCACTTTGAAACGTCTTCGACTTGTCCCATGGCACTGATCAACAGGCTTGGCGGGATAGCAATCGTTTGACGGTTGCCATCGTCGTCGTTGTAGCTGAATTCGTTGTTCAAGCTGTCTTTGCCGCTGATGAACGGCGTCCCCAACGCGATCGCCATGTCTTGGCAAGCGATCGCCGCACGGACCAATGACCCAAGCGTTTCGGGACGATCGGTGTAGCCCCAACAGAAGTTGTCGAGGATCGCAATCTTCGCCGGATCCGCTCCCACCGCGACGGCGTTTCGCATCGCTTCGTCGATCGCACTGGCGGCCATGTGATAGGTATCGAAGTCGCCGAAGTGCGGGTTCATGCCGTTGCTGATCACGATTCCACGGCGACTCTCGACGCGCGGTCGCACGACCGCAGCGTCGCCAGGTCCATCGGCTTGCACACCAACCAACGGCTTGATCACGCTTCCACCTTGGACTTCGTGATCGTATTGGCGGATGATCCATTCCTTACTGGCGACGTTCAGCGCGGCCAAAATCTTTCGCAGCGTCTCGTCGTGGTCGGCGGGAACCGTTCCCTCCAGCGGGCAGACTTGCGGTGCCTGATAGATCGCATCGCGAACGATCGGCGGCCGGCCGTCGTGCAAGAAGTGCATCGTGACTTCGCCGACCAAGTTCTCGCCGTACATCAGTCGCAGGTTGCCGGTCGCTTCGAACTTTCCGATCCGCGTGACTTCGACCCCTTCGCTTTCGCAGAGCTTCTGCAACGGTTCCCACTGGTCGGCCGAAACCGACAGCACCATTCGCTCTTGCGCTTCGCTGATCCAGATCTCGGTGTAAGAGAGTCCGTCGTATTTGAGCGGACACTTGTCCAACCAAACCTCCGCACCAATCTTCTCGCCCATCTCGCCGACAGCGCTACTGAAACCGCCCGCACCGCAATCGGTCACGGCGTTGTAGAGTCCTGCGTCGCGAGCCTGCAGCAGAACGTCGGCGACCATCTTTTCGGTGATCGCATTGCCGATCTGGACTGCGCCGCCGGAAAGCGATTCGCTCTCGCTGGTCAATTCCGCACTGCTGAACGTCGCGCCGTGGATTCCGTCGCGGCCGGTTCGGCCTCCCATCGCCACAATGTAGTCGCCCGGCAACGCTTCCTTAAAACATTTGTCGACCGGCAGCAGACCGACGTTGCCGGCATAGACCAATGGATTGCCGAGGTAACGCGGGTCGAAATAGACCGCACCGTTGACCGTAGGAATTCCCATCCGGTTGCCGTAATCGCGGACGCCCGAGACGACACCTTTCATCACGCGGCGGGGATGCAGCACGCCAGCGGGGAGATCTTCGGGAGCGGTTTCTGGCGGAGCGAAGCAGAAGACGTCGGTGTTGCAAATCGGCTTGGCTCCCATCCCGGTCCCCAGCGGATCGCGGATCACGCCGCCGATGCCGGTGTTTGCCCCGCCGTAAGGTTCCAGCGCCGAGGGATGGTTGTGCGTTTCGACTTTGAAGCAGATGTTGTATTCGTCGTCGAAGGTGACGACGCCGGCGTTGTCTTCGAACACGCTGACGCACCAATCGTCATCGCCCAGCGATTTGCGAATCGATTGGGTCGCGGCAAAGATCGTTTCTTTGAGCATGTTTTCAAAGCGACGCTCGCCGTTTTCGTCGCGGTATGCGATTCGGCCCGCCAGCGTTTTGTGGCTGCAGTGCTCGCTCCAGGTCTGGGCGACCGATTCGAGTTCGATATCGGTCGGCTCGCGGCCCAAGTCGCGGAAGTGCTTTTGGATCGTCTGCATCTCGACGAGCGTCAGATACAGCTGGCCCTCTTTACTCAGGCGTTCCAACGCGGCATCGTCCAAGTCACGGATGGCGACATGTTGCAATTCGAACTCGTAAGCCGAACCGATTTGCAGCCGGTCCAGTTGCAGCGGTCCCACGATCACTTGTTCGATCGAATCGTTCGATAGGGCCCGCTTGCAGATTTGATCCAGCTGTTGCGGCGGCAGTTCGGGCAGCCAATACTTCCGCACCGTCCGGACCCCTTCGACTTGCCAACCGCCGTCGCGGATCGCCGCGATGGTGCTTTGAGCAACGGGATCCATCACGCCCGGCTTGGCCATGACATGGACCAAGGTTTTGTTGGCGTTGGGGGAGGCGAGCAGTTCGTCGCTGCCAACGGTGGCGATCACCGATCGCTGCGTGACCGGATCGACGAGATAATTGGCAGCGATCGCGGAGACCGCATCGGCGTCCAAATCACCTTCGACAAGAAAACTCTTGGACATCGCAACGTCCAAGTGGTCGGCCAAGCGAAGTTCGAAGATCTCTTCGGCGATTCGCGCCCCATCGCGGTCGACCGTGCCTTCGCTGGGATAAATATCGATTTGCCAGAGGGTCATGAGCTGCCTTCAATCGTCGAAAACCGGTGCCGCAAAAAGTGAACGAATCGTTCACAAATTTCGCAAACCAAGCCCTCGACGTGAAGGGGGCGTTGACAGCATTAGCCGCCAAAACCAAGTGCGCCAGCATATAGGCTGCGCTTGCTCGACCGTGGGACCGCAATCGGGTGAGGATTCAGGTCAAACGGAATCCCCGCGATGTGGTTGGCGGCCAGTTGCGTGCCGTGGGAGGCTTGTTGGATCGATTTGCCCGCCGAATATTTTTGCATCGTTTGCAAAATCTCAGGAGCGTAGCGAAATTCGCCGCCGGGAACCTCTTCGCCCAAGCGATCAAATTCGCCGACCGTCACAATGCTTCGATAGCGATCGTGGAACTCATACGCATCGACTCCCTTGGCTCGCAGGGCGACCACCATCTTGTGCGCCTGTTCAGCCCCCTTGTTCAATCGGTTCGGATTGGGGACCAGTTTCGACGCTCCCGCGCCGTTGCCGAAGTCGGTTGTGGCGTTGCCGCCGAAGGAGCGGACGACGACGGTGAACTTTCCAGGGTTGTCCAGCAAGCTGTGATCGACGTCTTCGTTCATGCTGCGGACAAACGCATCGACAACCGGGGCATTGAAAAATTCATCGGGCAGCAGGGGGTTTTTGGAAACAAAGGCCATGGCCATCGGGCCTGCCTGACGCTTTTCGCTGTCCTTATTGAACAGCTTCGATTGCAGTTGGCGGAAGGCGGCGAAGCGTTGACTGGTCTTGCCCGTCTTCGAAAAATCGAGCGATTTGGGCTGCGCGTGCTTCACCAAATCCAGCGTCTTCTCTATCGAAGGGTTCTGCAGCGAGTCGAATTCGCCGACCAGAACGGCATACGAATCGTACTTGCGTCCGTTCAGGTGACGCATCTTGACCGGTTGGGGGCCCGAACCCATCAGCGGGCGGGTGTAATCGTAAGCCTCTTGGTGGATGTAGGCGGGCAGGTTGTAGTCCTGTCGTAGCTCCATCACCAGATCGGAAGCTTGTTGCTTCCCCTGTTCCCCACCAAAACAGGCGGCCAGGATCAGCCAGGGGCCGTTTTCTTCGCTCAGTTCATATTCCACGTTCGGATCGGCCTCGACCGTCCGACGGGTGAACATATTAAGAAACGAAGGAGGCGCAGCCGTCGTGATGCTGGCGCCTACAAGCACCAATACCAAGGTGATCGATCGTAAATGTTGCTGTGTTGCCCACTGCCCGCGTGTCATTCTGCTCTCCACCTGGGGAAACATCGGTTCTGTCCTTGAAGTCGGTGGGACCGTATCAAAACGATCCGTCCGCCGCAAAGACCGAATCGAACGAATCGCGTTCCCCGAGACAAACACGGCCCGACCGACTACGATAAGGCCTCCCCCCAAGGTGACTGGTCGGCCCCAAACGCCCACGCTCTCAAGGCCCCCCGTTGTCACCAATTCTTCAACATCACTCTCAATCTTTCCCAACTCCATGAACAACCGTTTTCTATTCCGCGCGACGGTGCTGTACGTCGCGGTGCTGCTTTCCCAAGCGATCTTTCTCGCCACCAGCGGCGTCGCCCAGGACGGAGAATCGGAACCGTCCGCGGTCCGACCTCCGCTGCGCGCTCTTTTGATCGCTGGCGGATGCTGTCACGATTACGCCGGCCAACAAGCGGTGATCGCGAAAGAGATCTCCGCCCGCGCGAACGTCCGTGTCGACGTTTACTGGACCGACGACAAGACCGTCACGCCCCCCTTCCCGCTGTTCCAACGATTGGACTGGGCCGACGGCTACGACGTAATCATCCACGACGAATGCGCCGCCGGTATCCGAGACCAAGCGATCGTCAACCGGATCCTGCAGGTGCATCAAAAGATCCCAGCGGTCCATCTGCATTGCGCCATGCACAGCTTCCGTACCGGCGGCGACGCCTGGTTCCGGCATCTGGGACTGCAATCGAATTCACACGGCCCCCAGAAACCGATCGATGTCCATTACGTCGACCCGCAGCATCCGATCACCAAGACGCTTGCCGATTGGACGACGATCAACGAAGAGCTGTACAACAACGTCAACGTCTTCGACGCCAAACCGTTGGCGATGGGCAAGCAGATCGTTGGCAAGAACGGCAAAGAGGAAGTGGTCGATGCGATCGTCGCCTGGACGACCGAGCGAGATGGCATCCGCGGCTTCAGCACCACGCTGGGACACAACACCGCCACGGTCGCCGATGACAAGTATATGGATCTCGTCACCCGCGGCTTGCTGTGGGCCTGCGATCGATTGACCGAAGAAGATTTGCAACCTTACAGCGGGTCGAACAAGGTTACCTTCATCGATTCGAAACTGCGCTCGTCGAGCGACGGTCCGTCGGACGTGATGCCCAAAGATGCCACGTTGGTGCGGATGAGTTCTTCGAGCACGCAGAGCGGGCACCCGTTGGCGCACGCGATCGATGGTTCGGACCAGACGCGTTGGTGCGCCGCCAACGGAACTTATCCCCAGTGGATTCAGTTCGAGTTTGAACAGCCGCGAGCGGTCGCTGAAATCGGATTGAAGTGGGAATCGAATCACATCTATCGATACCGCGTCGAGGGATCGAACGACGCCAAAGTGTGGACGATGCTGTTGGATCTAACGAACAATCAAAACCGGGAGAACGGGCCGCACGCGATCGCCAAACCAACGGCCTTCAAATTTCTACGGCTAACGGGAGTGGGTTGTTCCAGCGGAGGAAGCTGGTGCAGTATTCGCGAGATCCGTTTAAAAGGGGAAGGGATTAACGCGTTGTGGCCCGCCGATTCCGATGGCGAACCGCAGGCGTTCAAACCGCTCGCCGGAGAACTCTACACCTCCTTCGGAAACGCCCCGCCTCAAATTCTGCCCCTTGCGCCCGAGCGGGAGGCGGAGATTCTCAAGGACGTTCAAGTTGCCGATGGTTTCGAAGCGACGGTTTTCGCTGCGCCGCCAGCCGTCAATTATCCCGTCT from Rosistilla carotiformis includes the following:
- a CDS encoding carboxypeptidase-like regulatory domain-containing protein encodes the protein MKCFRLCTASLVCGVSLLLAGCGTGTGTNNPGVTVHPAGGKVLVDGAPMEGVTVILKGDERGASAKSNAQGEFTFTTFDPGDGVPEGTYKVAVLKRETVGADSSYFDENSPNYGKTPPPEALGKVVDHIAEKYADAETSGLTADVKPGANEFTFEVTSK
- a CDS encoding DUF1559 domain-containing protein; translation: MGSKSSPRTGFTLVELLVVIAIIGILVGLLLPAVQAAREAARRMSCGNNLKQLGLAFHNYHDTYKVFPPGLSGTSSGTSHNAGRLSPFVGMLPFIEQQAMYDQIQANGGQTRYPWESTDWWNADLDALACPSDSGRQDRDRGKSNYVCNHGDRATELESYEFERGRGVFLGRKGLQMRDIKDGTSNTIVFCEVVTSLSYGGDALEIPGQVVKEISGIVAAPSACKAAASTADKMQFVTGSDGDMRRGDRWADGRPAFTGFQTILPPNSPSCVEGTNSEDPNNAIYSVFSWHPGGVQGCMADGGVRFIAETIDTGNLSAATPGRVNTNSPYGVWGAIGTRGAREVVNLP
- a CDS encoding SixA phosphatase family protein, with protein sequence MSRLELIMMRHAKSDWGDVSLSDHDRTLNNRGRRDAPRIGRWILEQDLLPDLVLCSTAVRAQQTIEAVAGEWPVEVPIHDSRTLYHAAPETIIKVVASDAMEAKRVMVVGHNPGMEMLAGHFSGACGHFPTAAILALAFEIPEWSKLRLTCQAITLAATRPKAID
- the tilS gene encoding tRNA lysidine(34) synthetase TilS, whose translation is MSETDPLQPICDRVAAIWPAGRWASLRVVVGVSGGADSVCLLRTLAQMADEAASNLIVAHYDHQTRDDSADDAAFVGQLARDLGLDFELGRSASRDPSRSEADLRGERYEFLDAVARRLGARYVAVAHNRDDQVETILHNIFRGTGGSGARGIAAFRPLGEDLVLARPFLNVARQAIEAAMAAMGQAYRNDPTNAEPMWTRNWLRVELLPMLKDPFPQVDESLLRLGQNVGELQAAVDQIAAELETTTVVCEDAIVRIDIAPLQRAPEAVKVALLQGCWKKMDWPQAKMSHRHWKRLTQLLKNSGSEVDPAGFDLPGNVHVSVSNDAIMLTQRL
- a CDS encoding DUF4256 domain-containing protein → MKKKRESRLDSTEPSEDLLATLQSRFNANESRHRGIRWSDVKARIDSNPAKRAVLERMERTGGEPDVVGRDKKTGAFLFFDCCAESPIGRRSVCYDREALESRKSQPPRDSVLDMAAAIGIDLLCEEQYRELQTLGDFDTKTSSWIRTPAEVRALGGALFGDFRYGQVFIYHNGAQSYYAARGFRGSVSV
- the purL gene encoding phosphoribosylformylglycinamidine synthase subunit PurL — translated: MTLWQIDIYPSEGTVDRDGARIAEEIFELRLADHLDVAMSKSFLVEGDLDADAVSAIAANYLVDPVTQRSVIATVGSDELLASPNANKTLVHVMAKPGVMDPVAQSTIAAIRDGGWQVEGVRTVRKYWLPELPPQQLDQICKRALSNDSIEQVIVGPLQLDRLQIGSAYEFELQHVAIRDLDDAALERLSKEGQLYLTLVEMQTIQKHFRDLGREPTDIELESVAQTWSEHCSHKTLAGRIAYRDENGERRFENMLKETIFAATQSIRKSLGDDDWCVSVFEDNAGVVTFDDEYNICFKVETHNHPSALEPYGGANTGIGGVIRDPLGTGMGAKPICNTDVFCFAPPETAPEDLPAGVLHPRRVMKGVVSGVRDYGNRMGIPTVNGAVYFDPRYLGNPLVYAGNVGLLPVDKCFKEALPGDYIVAMGGRTGRDGIHGATFSSAELTSESESLSGGAVQIGNAITEKMVADVLLQARDAGLYNAVTDCGAGGFSSAVGEMGEKIGAEVWLDKCPLKYDGLSYTEIWISEAQERMVLSVSADQWEPLQKLCESEGVEVTRIGKFEATGNLRLMYGENLVGEVTMHFLHDGRPPIVRDAIYQAPQVCPLEGTVPADHDETLRKILAALNVASKEWIIRQYDHEVQGGSVIKPLVGVQADGPGDAAVVRPRVESRRGIVISNGMNPHFGDFDTYHMAASAIDEAMRNAVAVGADPAKIAILDNFCWGYTDRPETLGSLVRAAIACQDMAIALGTPFISGKDSLNNEFSYNDDDGNRQTIAIPPSLLISAMGQVEDVSKCVTMDLKQARNAIYLVGETKDELGGSHFSLVNKLSGGQVPTVEVQTAKAIFAAMHQAILSGSVRACHDLSEGGLAAAVAEMCFAGELGADLQISDLTQSGLGPEVILFSESNSRFLVEVASDATESFEACFASLPLTRIGSVVEGESLTIRDADQTVMESQWPALKQTWQKPLAFESH